Proteins from one Embleya scabrispora genomic window:
- a CDS encoding YcnI family protein: MTMSTTRRRLSVIAASAGAGVLLFAGSASAHVTVQPGTADQGSYAKVAFRVPNERDDAGTTKLEVTLPADKPLTSVQTRAMPGWKAEVEKTKLTTPIDNHGKPLTEVVSKITWTADAGTRVNPGTFEDFEVSMGKLPTDTDKLVFKAVQTYDSGEVVRWIDLAGADGKEPQYPAPVLKLTAKAGATAPATAAATKPADGKASVAAVAEDSSDDSTARTLGVVGIVVGVLGLGAGVFAVLRASRRPGSA, translated from the coding sequence ATGACCATGTCCACCACGCGTCGCCGCCTGTCCGTGATCGCCGCGTCGGCCGGTGCCGGCGTACTGCTGTTCGCCGGCTCCGCCTCGGCGCATGTGACCGTGCAGCCGGGCACCGCCGACCAGGGCTCGTACGCCAAGGTCGCCTTCCGGGTCCCCAACGAGCGCGACGACGCGGGGACCACCAAGCTCGAGGTCACCCTGCCCGCCGACAAGCCGCTCACCTCGGTGCAGACCCGGGCGATGCCCGGCTGGAAGGCGGAGGTCGAGAAGACCAAGCTGACCACCCCGATCGACAACCACGGCAAGCCGCTCACCGAGGTGGTCTCCAAGATCACCTGGACGGCGGACGCCGGCACCCGGGTCAACCCGGGCACGTTCGAGGACTTCGAGGTGTCCATGGGCAAGCTGCCCACCGACACCGACAAGCTGGTGTTCAAGGCGGTGCAGACCTACGACAGCGGCGAGGTGGTGCGCTGGATCGACCTGGCGGGCGCCGACGGCAAGGAGCCGCAGTACCCCGCGCCCGTGCTGAAGCTCACCGCCAAGGCCGGCGCCACGGCGCCCGCCACGGCGGCGGCGACCAAGCCCGCCGACGGCAAGGCGAGCGTCGCCGCGGTCGCCGAGGACAGCAGTGACGACTCCACCGCGCGCACCCTCGGCGTGGTCGGCATCGTGGTCGGCGTACTCGGCCTGGGTGCCGGTGTGTTCGCCGTCCTGCGCGCGTCGCGGCGCCCCGGCTCGGCCTGA
- a CDS encoding ATP-binding protein: MDMRWTVHLPRDTASVPMARRLLVGAMETAGVDREIAMEIGLALSEACANVVEHARGGPYSEYQIRAGITGDCCRVEIIDGGPGFPVERLRGLSAMAGPGAENGRGLMLIRAMTDHMQLSNHPRRGAVLRFEKTLRWRKDALVPVS, encoded by the coding sequence ATGGACATGAGGTGGACTGTCCACCTGCCACGGGATACGGCGAGCGTGCCGATGGCGCGCAGACTTCTTGTCGGCGCGATGGAGACGGCGGGGGTGGATCGCGAGATCGCGATGGAGATCGGCCTGGCCCTGTCCGAGGCCTGCGCGAATGTCGTGGAGCACGCCAGGGGCGGACCGTATTCGGAATACCAGATCCGGGCCGGTATCACCGGTGACTGCTGTCGGGTCGAGATCATCGACGGCGGCCCGGGGTTCCCGGTGGAGCGTCTGCGCGGCCTGTCGGCGATGGCCGGCCCCGGTGCGGAGAACGGCCGAGGTCTGATGCTGATCCGGGCGATGACCGATCACATGCAACTGAGCAACCATCCGCGGCGCGGTGCGGTGCTGCGCTTCGAAAAGACTTTGCGTTGGCGCAAGGACGCGCTGGTCCCGGTCTCCTGA
- the larB gene encoding nickel pincer cofactor biosynthesis protein LarB, with the protein MNRAEVRELLDRVAAGEAGVDEALDDLVRAPTAGFADLGFARVDTHRELRTGDPEVVFAAGKTPEQTVALFHRLRAGSRRPAFATRASAAVVDAVYAAFPGEAYTDDSGTCVAVGEPPATRGLVRVVSAGTSDVAVAGEAAFTARLFGAEVERIEDVGVAGIHRLLAVHAELDAADCLVVVAGMEGALPSVVAGLVSIPVLAVPTSVGYGASFGGLAALLAMLNSCAPGVAVCNIDNGFGAGVFAARVARAAGPKRGGATP; encoded by the coding sequence GTGAACCGGGCCGAGGTGAGGGAACTGCTCGACCGCGTGGCCGCCGGAGAGGCGGGCGTGGACGAGGCGCTCGACGACCTCGTACGGGCGCCGACGGCGGGTTTCGCCGATCTCGGCTTCGCCCGGGTGGACACCCACCGGGAACTGCGCACCGGAGACCCCGAGGTGGTCTTCGCGGCCGGGAAGACCCCGGAGCAGACCGTCGCGTTGTTCCACCGGCTGCGCGCGGGGAGCCGGCGTCCGGCGTTCGCGACACGCGCGTCGGCCGCCGTGGTCGACGCGGTGTACGCGGCGTTTCCCGGCGAGGCGTACACCGACGACAGCGGCACGTGCGTCGCGGTGGGCGAGCCGCCCGCCACCCGCGGCCTGGTCCGGGTGGTCTCGGCGGGCACCTCCGACGTGGCGGTCGCCGGCGAGGCCGCGTTCACCGCGCGGCTGTTCGGCGCCGAGGTGGAGCGGATCGAGGACGTGGGCGTGGCCGGCATCCACCGACTGCTCGCGGTGCACGCCGAACTCGACGCCGCCGACTGCCTGGTGGTGGTCGCGGGCATGGAGGGCGCGCTGCCGAGCGTGGTGGCGGGCCTGGTCTCGATACCGGTGCTCGCGGTACCCACCAGCGTGGGCTACGGCGCCTCCTTCGGCGGACTGGCCGCGCTGCTCGCGATGCTCAACTCGTGCGCGCCCGGGGTCGCGGTATGCAATATCGACAACGGATTCGGCGCGGGCGTGTTCGCCGCCCGGGTCGCGCGCGCCGCCGGCCCGAAACGAGGCGGCGCGACGCCGTAG
- the larC gene encoding nickel pincer cofactor biosynthesis protein LarC, which yields MAIAWFQCQAGASGDMLLGALIDAGAPLEAVRQAVDAVGVEPILITAERTDRHGIAATRARVKTVHSHVHRTWHDVRVLLDRADLPEPVHERAHDVFDRLARAEARAHRCLPEEVHFHEVGALDAIADVVGTCTALHALGIEEAVGSPVALGNGSVRAAHGVLPVPAPAVLELMRMAAAPVYAGPAPYEMCTPTGAALLTSVCRSWGPLPALRITADGTGAGSRRVEEVPNILRVVLGERYAAERERPAGEDVLIETNVDDLDPRLWPAVLSKLLAIGAGDAWLVPILMKKGRPAHTLCVLVPADRVDAALHTVFVETSTIGARIVPVAKRALDREFGTVRVEGLPVRVKTAMFEGRVVNAQPEYEDVAAAAATLGRPVKVVMGAATAAAYAAGLLP from the coding sequence TTGGCCATCGCATGGTTTCAGTGCCAGGCCGGTGCGAGCGGCGACATGCTGCTCGGGGCCCTGATCGACGCCGGCGCCCCGCTGGAGGCCGTCCGGCAAGCCGTCGACGCGGTGGGCGTCGAACCGATCCTGATCACCGCCGAGCGCACCGATCGACACGGGATCGCGGCCACCCGCGCCCGGGTCAAGACCGTGCACAGCCACGTGCACCGCACCTGGCACGACGTGCGGGTCCTGCTCGATCGCGCCGATCTGCCGGAGCCCGTGCACGAGCGCGCGCACGACGTGTTCGACCGGCTCGCGCGCGCCGAGGCCCGGGCGCACCGGTGCCTGCCGGAGGAGGTGCACTTCCACGAGGTCGGCGCGCTCGACGCGATCGCCGACGTGGTCGGTACGTGTACCGCGCTGCACGCGCTCGGGATCGAGGAGGCGGTCGGCTCGCCGGTCGCGCTCGGCAACGGCAGCGTGCGGGCGGCGCACGGGGTGCTCCCGGTCCCGGCGCCGGCCGTGCTCGAGCTGATGCGGATGGCCGCGGCCCCGGTCTACGCGGGCCCGGCCCCCTACGAGATGTGCACGCCCACCGGGGCGGCCCTGCTCACCTCGGTGTGCCGATCCTGGGGACCGCTGCCGGCGCTGCGGATCACCGCCGACGGGACCGGCGCGGGCAGTCGGCGGGTCGAGGAGGTGCCCAACATCCTGCGGGTCGTGCTCGGTGAGCGCTACGCGGCCGAGCGGGAGCGTCCGGCCGGCGAGGACGTACTGATCGAGACCAACGTGGACGACCTCGATCCGCGTCTGTGGCCGGCGGTGCTGAGCAAACTGCTCGCGATCGGCGCCGGCGACGCGTGGCTGGTGCCGATCCTGATGAAGAAGGGCCGGCCCGCGCACACCCTGTGCGTCCTGGTCCCGGCGGACCGGGTGGACGCGGCGCTGCACACGGTGTTCGTGGAGACCTCGACGATAGGCGCGCGGATCGTGCCGGTGGCGAAGCGGGCTCTGGACCGCGAGTTCGGCACGGTCCGGGTGGAGGGCCTGCCGGTGCGGGTCAAGACCGCGATGTTCGAGGGCCGGGTGGTCAACGCCCAGCCGGAGTACGAGGACGTGGCCGCCGCGGCGGCCACGCTCGGCCGCCCCGTCAAGGTGGTGATGGGCGCGGCGACCGCGGCGGCGTACGCGGCCGGTCTGCTGCCCTGA
- a CDS encoding glycosyltransferase family 2 protein — protein sequence MAEHTTGTPTGDTAVVIPAYDEARRITATVDAARSIVGVDLVVVVDDGSADDTAGLARAAGAVIARHGRNRGKAGAMETGAAVVAAIDLREDREHPRHLLFLDADLEGTAAAAAALVEPVRAGKAAMTIAVLPPQARAGGGHGFVVRAARDGIARASGFAATQPLSGQRCLTREAFEAALPLADGFGVETGLTIDLVRKGFAVQEVEVELHHRVTGTDFAAQRHRARQYAHVARALAARGAAGALPGAIRGRG from the coding sequence ATGGCGGAGCACACGACCGGCACACCGACCGGCGACACGGCCGTGGTGATTCCGGCATACGACGAGGCACGGCGGATCACGGCCACGGTCGACGCGGCACGCTCGATCGTGGGTGTGGATCTGGTGGTGGTGGTGGACGACGGGTCCGCGGACGACACGGCCGGGCTCGCCCGGGCGGCCGGCGCGGTGATCGCCCGACACGGGCGCAATCGCGGCAAGGCCGGCGCGATGGAGACCGGCGCCGCCGTGGTCGCCGCGATCGACCTGCGCGAGGACCGGGAACACCCGCGTCACCTGCTGTTCCTGGACGCGGACCTGGAGGGTACGGCCGCCGCCGCGGCGGCGCTGGTCGAGCCGGTACGGGCCGGGAAGGCGGCGATGACCATCGCGGTGTTGCCACCGCAGGCGCGGGCCGGCGGCGGGCACGGGTTCGTGGTACGCGCCGCCCGGGACGGGATCGCCCGGGCCAGCGGGTTCGCCGCGACCCAGCCGCTGTCCGGGCAGCGCTGCCTGACCCGCGAGGCGTTCGAGGCGGCGCTGCCGCTCGCCGACGGGTTCGGCGTGGAGACGGGGCTGACCATCGACCTGGTCCGCAAGGGGTTCGCCGTCCAGGAGGTCGAGGTCGAGTTGCACCACCGGGTCACCGGCACCGACTTCGCCGCGCAGCGCCATCGGGCCCGGCAGTACGCGCACGTGGCCCGCGCGTTGGCCGCGCGGGGTGCGGCCGGGGCGCTGCCCGGGGCGATCCGCGGGCGTGGCTGA